The following are from one region of the Vibrio hyugaensis genome:
- a CDS encoding methyl-accepting chemotaxis protein: MRGSVIKRMYAGFALIIVLFAVTIAIMMGGMNDIHGKFETVSKSSLPLVSLSNQTSVELLSADKSFKDFLTTENKQRMDEMRQEFAKSQQRFEGTLGQLEVASQIYPSLAEPFSQLKELEQSYFTEAKEAMDNYEAMFAAQEEVQKSSRRFQKLNTELSVGLKEYVADQSSISVKVMAKSYFIKLKDAEVITSDALASSNPEFVTQAVAKNRKAVTHLNYAFRGLVTQLPELKKAFGDSVDQFTRDVGMRGGVLDQHNNYLSARSALYNNIANLATKVDSSMSILEQFTTTATDKLNESLTDAGDIYSAGVTKAIVIAVIVVLFATAIGYHIAQSVREPLTRILKVLESLTEGDMTQRIDNRYNNEFSRVSGHINTLADSLHNILVKLNDASDNLASTASTNEQTSSQAQSKLNAQREQTATVATAMTEMSHSVQEVAQSAQGSLEMVQRVETVSDQGRNVMNSNISTINQLETRLNESVSAVSELQKMSGQIGSILDVIRNIAEQTNLLALNAAIEAARAGEQGRGFAVVADEVRVLASKTTQSTTEIEAMISNLQSSSQSANQVIQSCMSDMEMSVEQASKANSSMEEIQALIIEISQMSTHISQAAAEQSETSADIARNIEDINSIADESYHAMSSIAQTSESLTQLAHQQNELVHRFKL; this comes from the coding sequence ATGCGAGGTTCAGTAATTAAACGGATGTATGCAGGCTTCGCGCTGATCATCGTCCTTTTCGCGGTCACGATTGCCATTATGATGGGGGGCATGAATGATATTCACGGCAAATTTGAGACAGTATCTAAATCATCACTTCCACTGGTATCCCTATCCAACCAAACCAGTGTCGAGCTACTTTCTGCGGACAAATCTTTCAAAGACTTCCTGACCACGGAGAATAAACAGCGCATGGATGAAATGCGTCAGGAGTTTGCTAAATCTCAACAACGATTCGAAGGCACATTAGGCCAACTTGAAGTGGCCAGCCAAATCTACCCTTCCCTAGCAGAACCTTTTTCTCAGCTTAAAGAACTTGAGCAGAGCTACTTTACCGAAGCAAAGGAAGCAATGGACAACTACGAAGCGATGTTTGCGGCACAAGAAGAAGTGCAGAAGTCTTCTCGTCGTTTCCAAAAGCTCAACACCGAACTTTCCGTTGGTCTGAAAGAATACGTAGCCGATCAATCAAGCATCTCAGTCAAAGTGATGGCAAAAAGCTATTTCATTAAGCTAAAAGATGCAGAGGTGATCACATCGGACGCATTGGCTAGCTCAAATCCAGAGTTTGTGACTCAAGCCGTTGCGAAAAACCGTAAAGCGGTTACGCACCTGAATTACGCATTTCGTGGATTGGTTACTCAGTTACCTGAGCTTAAAAAAGCCTTTGGTGATTCAGTGGATCAATTTACTCGAGACGTAGGCATGCGTGGTGGTGTATTAGACCAACACAACAACTACTTATCTGCTCGTTCTGCGCTGTACAACAATATCGCAAATCTAGCGACTAAAGTTGATTCAAGCATGTCGATTCTGGAGCAATTTACAACAACAGCGACAGACAAATTGAATGAGTCTCTGACCGATGCAGGTGACATCTATTCTGCTGGTGTAACCAAAGCTATTGTGATTGCGGTGATTGTGGTTCTGTTTGCGACGGCTATCGGCTATCACATTGCACAAAGTGTACGTGAACCATTGACTCGTATCTTGAAGGTATTAGAAAGCTTGACCGAAGGTGACATGACGCAGCGCATCGATAACCGTTACAACAACGAGTTTAGCCGCGTGAGTGGTCACATTAATACGTTGGCAGACAGCCTGCACAACATTCTTGTGAAATTAAATGACGCCTCAGATAACCTTGCATCTACCGCATCAACGAATGAACAAACTTCTTCTCAAGCGCAATCTAAATTGAATGCGCAGCGCGAGCAAACCGCGACCGTCGCAACCGCAATGACAGAGATGTCACATTCGGTGCAGGAAGTAGCGCAAAGTGCACAAGGCTCACTTGAAATGGTTCAGCGTGTAGAAACCGTCTCTGACCAAGGTCGAAATGTCATGAACAGCAACATTTCGACGATTAACCAACTTGAAACACGCTTGAACGAATCGGTGTCTGCCGTTTCTGAACTGCAAAAGATGAGTGGTCAAATCGGCTCGATTCTGGATGTGATTCGTAACATTGCCGAGCAGACCAACTTGCTTGCCCTAAATGCCGCAATTGAAGCTGCACGTGCCGGCGAACAAGGTCGTGGTTTTGCGGTCGTCGCAGATGAAGTTCGTGTGCTTGCCTCCAAGACCACACAATCGACAACTGAGATTGAGGCAATGATCAGTAACCTACAATCAAGTTCGCAATCCGCTAACCAAGTCATCCAAAGTTGCATGAGTGACATGGAAATGTCAGTAGAGCAAGCATCGAAAGCCAATAGTTCAATGGAAGAAATCCAAGCGCTTATTATCGAAATCAGCCAAATGAGTACGCATATTTCTCAGGCGGCAGCAGAGCAAAGCGAGACGTCAGCTGACATTGCACGCAATATTGAAGACATCAACAGTATCGCAGATGAAAGCTACCATGCGATGTCGAGCATCGCTCAGACCAGCGAATCTTTAACCCAACTGGCTCATCAGCAAAACGAGTTAGTTCATCGATTTAAACTATAA
- a CDS encoding DUF1887 family protein: MAVHVGIIDQDPVRLVTPLLDNRTVSTHIVFIGDKSQSDMYERLSAVLEQREITSEFFEIPSVVNTSLIKQSIHKLAKDLHDRGEEVKLNASCGLRHRLLSVYEVFRTYRWPIFVVEPNSDKLCWLYPDGKEDTQVEDHITISDYLTIFGARGEFHHVDLPPQLDQKLYELGERWASNALELGPGLATLNYLATTCRKEQKLDVELSEKQQGYRELNMLLTDLVEAEIATYENGVLTFIDEDARRFSNGEWLETLVHSTVKQIQDTMPTIQDRSLNVQVYRKLGESEVRNELDVATVVNNKLHIIECKTKGMRDDGDDTLYKLESLRDLLGGLQARAMLVSFRPLRHNDITRAEDLGLALIGPDELKDLKTHLSAWFEAAGGSDEI, from the coding sequence ATGGCTGTTCATGTTGGTATTATCGACCAAGACCCAGTGAGATTGGTCACTCCTCTTTTGGATAATCGCACTGTTAGCACACATATCGTCTTCATCGGCGACAAAAGCCAATCTGATATGTACGAGCGACTGAGTGCCGTGTTGGAGCAGCGAGAAATTACTTCTGAATTTTTTGAAATTCCTTCTGTTGTAAACACTTCTCTTATTAAGCAATCGATCCATAAATTGGCAAAAGACCTCCATGATAGAGGTGAAGAAGTAAAACTGAATGCAAGTTGTGGCCTTCGTCACCGACTGCTTTCTGTGTATGAAGTTTTCCGTACGTACCGCTGGCCAATCTTTGTCGTTGAGCCAAACAGCGACAAACTTTGCTGGCTGTATCCTGATGGTAAAGAAGACACGCAAGTTGAAGACCACATCACCATCTCTGATTACCTGACTATCTTCGGTGCGCGCGGTGAATTCCACCACGTCGATCTGCCTCCTCAACTAGACCAAAAACTTTATGAACTGGGTGAGCGTTGGGCTTCTAATGCGCTAGAACTTGGTCCTGGACTGGCGACGCTTAACTATCTTGCGACGACATGTCGTAAAGAACAAAAGTTAGATGTAGAGCTTTCTGAGAAGCAGCAAGGCTACCGTGAATTGAATATGCTTCTGACTGATTTGGTGGAAGCAGAAATTGCAACCTATGAAAATGGGGTTCTCACCTTTATCGATGAAGATGCTCGTCGCTTCTCAAATGGTGAATGGTTAGAAACGTTAGTTCACAGCACTGTGAAGCAAATCCAAGACACGATGCCGACTATTCAAGACCGATCGTTGAACGTTCAGGTTTATCGCAAACTCGGCGAAAGCGAAGTTCGTAACGAGCTTGATGTTGCGACTGTGGTGAACAACAAGTTACACATCATCGAATGTAAAACTAAAGGCATGCGTGATGATGGCGATGATACCTTGTACAAATTGGAGTCATTGCGCGACCTTCTAGGTGGTCTGCAAGCTCGTGCCATGCTGGTCAGCTTCCGTCCACTGCGTCATAACGACATCACACGTGCTGAAGACTTAGGGTTGGCGCTTATTGGCCCAGACGAGCTGAAAGATCTCAAAACTCACCTAAGTGCTTGGTTTGAAGCCGCTGGTGGTTCTGACGAAATCTAA
- a CDS encoding zinc/cadmium/mercury/lead-transporting ATPase — MCNKHQGCQSGKIKSAVAIGATESCSAPTKPTLNITQASVMASEESCCSSSGGCSNDPADEEGPAEPIETSIRHSWLVSGMDCPACAQKLEKAVSSIDGVLKAKVLFATEKLVVDFDNRALAPVIEQISQQTGFPLSSTDAPKPKAEKKGWLGIIKDNAQILSIAGAMAFAGLISDVNPMLSTWLFTLTCLLGLYPVAMKAFKLARSGTPFAIETLMSVAALGALYLGETAEAAMVLLLFLIGEKLEAYASSRARSGVQALMDLVPENTTLIVNGERKEVPASQLQPGDVIEVAPGGRMPADGVLINQAASFDESALTGESLPVEHIEGGKIMAGAVVVDKVVQIQVTSRQGENAIDRILHLIEEAESRKAPLERFLDKFSRWYTPLMMLVSLLVIITPPLLFAQPWETWVYRGLALLLIACPCALVISTPAAITSGLAAAAKRGALIKGGAALELLGRVESVAFDKTGTLTQGKPQVTDVVAIGVTDEQLLSLTASIEIGSSHPLAISLVNKAQDQGVMIPEATDKTAQVGSGVTGLVDGKVVQVIAPSKAEFKLNKEVEDRVLELEGQGKTVVVARHDSQVIGLIAWQDTLRQDAQQAVAALKQLGISSVMLTGDNPRSAEAIANQIGLDYKASLLPADKVHYVEEISAQHTVAMVGDGINDAPAMKASSIGIAMGGGTDVALETADAALTHNRLVELPAMIELSRATLNNIRQNVALALGLKGVFLVTSLLGITGLWVAVLADSGATALVTLNALRLLRFESKQVK; from the coding sequence ATGTGTAATAAACATCAAGGTTGCCAATCAGGCAAAATCAAATCTGCGGTGGCAATAGGTGCTACGGAGTCTTGTTCCGCACCAACAAAACCAACCTTAAATATCACTCAAGCCAGTGTTATGGCTTCAGAAGAGTCATGTTGCAGCAGCAGTGGTGGTTGTAGTAATGACCCTGCTGATGAAGAAGGCCCTGCCGAACCCATAGAAACCTCCATTCGCCATAGCTGGTTGGTGTCTGGCATGGATTGCCCTGCCTGTGCCCAAAAGCTTGAAAAAGCCGTTTCTTCTATAGACGGTGTACTCAAGGCCAAAGTCTTGTTTGCGACGGAAAAGCTGGTGGTTGATTTTGACAATCGCGCTCTTGCGCCTGTGATTGAACAAATCTCACAACAAACAGGATTCCCACTGTCTTCGACCGATGCTCCAAAGCCAAAAGCTGAGAAGAAGGGTTGGTTAGGTATCATCAAAGACAATGCTCAGATACTTTCTATTGCAGGTGCGATGGCATTTGCCGGTCTTATTTCGGACGTTAATCCGATGCTGAGCACGTGGTTGTTTACCTTGACCTGTTTGTTGGGTCTATACCCAGTGGCAATGAAAGCTTTCAAACTCGCACGCAGTGGTACGCCCTTTGCTATCGAGACGCTCATGAGTGTGGCGGCTTTAGGTGCGCTGTATCTTGGTGAAACCGCAGAAGCTGCGATGGTGCTATTGCTTTTCCTTATTGGTGAAAAGTTAGAAGCATATGCATCCTCCCGTGCTCGTAGCGGTGTTCAGGCTCTGATGGATTTAGTGCCAGAAAACACGACTTTGATTGTGAACGGAGAGCGTAAAGAAGTCCCTGCTTCTCAACTTCAGCCGGGTGACGTGATTGAAGTGGCACCGGGTGGTCGTATGCCTGCTGACGGTGTTCTTATCAATCAAGCCGCAAGCTTTGATGAAAGTGCTCTTACCGGTGAATCGCTACCAGTTGAACACATTGAAGGTGGGAAAATCATGGCTGGCGCTGTGGTTGTCGACAAAGTCGTGCAAATTCAAGTGACATCTCGCCAAGGTGAAAACGCGATTGACCGAATTCTTCATTTGATCGAAGAAGCGGAATCACGCAAAGCTCCACTAGAACGCTTCTTAGATAAGTTCAGCCGTTGGTACACTCCTTTGATGATGTTGGTGTCGCTACTTGTCATTATCACACCACCATTGCTGTTTGCTCAGCCTTGGGAAACATGGGTATACCGAGGCTTAGCGTTACTATTGATTGCTTGTCCATGTGCGTTAGTTATCTCGACACCTGCGGCGATTACTTCTGGTTTAGCAGCGGCAGCAAAACGAGGCGCCCTCATCAAAGGTGGTGCAGCATTGGAACTGTTGGGACGTGTTGAGTCCGTTGCGTTCGACAAAACAGGTACATTGACACAAGGTAAACCTCAAGTGACCGATGTGGTTGCGATAGGTGTGACTGATGAGCAGCTATTGAGCCTAACAGCATCGATTGAAATCGGTTCAAGCCATCCGCTAGCGATTTCACTGGTGAACAAAGCTCAAGACCAAGGCGTGATGATTCCGGAAGCCACTGACAAAACTGCGCAGGTAGGTTCTGGTGTGACTGGCTTAGTCGATGGCAAAGTGGTTCAAGTGATTGCACCTTCTAAAGCCGAATTCAAGTTGAATAAAGAAGTCGAAGATCGTGTACTTGAGCTTGAAGGGCAGGGTAAAACAGTGGTTGTTGCTCGCCATGACTCTCAAGTTATTGGTCTGATTGCGTGGCAAGATACGTTACGTCAAGATGCTCAGCAAGCGGTTGCGGCTTTGAAACAACTGGGTATTTCATCTGTTATGCTAACCGGTGATAACCCACGCAGTGCTGAAGCGATTGCGAACCAAATTGGTCTCGATTACAAGGCGAGTTTACTGCCTGCCGACAAAGTCCATTATGTCGAAGAAATTTCTGCGCAGCACACGGTTGCAATGGTTGGTGACGGTATTAATGATGCCCCAGCAATGAAAGCATCCAGCATTGGTATTGCCATGGGAGGCGGTACAGACGTTGCCTTAGAGACTGCAGATGCTGCGCTGACTCACAACCGCTTGGTGGAACTGCCAGCCATGATTGAGCTATCACGCGCAACATTAAATAACATTCGTCAGAACGTTGCTTTGGCTTTGGGTTTAAAAGGGGTGTTCTTAGTGACTAGTTTGTTAGGTATTACAGGCCTATGGGTTGCGGTACTAGCTGACAGTGGTGCTACGGCCTTGGTGACTCTAAATGCTTTGAGATTGCTTCGATTCGAGTCCAAACAAGTAAAGTAA
- the udp gene encoding uridine phosphorylase has protein sequence MSQAVFHLGVTEADLNGATLAIIPGDPARVQKIAEEMENPVFLASHREYTLYRAELDGKPVVVCSTGIGGPSTSIAVEELAQLGVRTFLRVGTTGAIQPHVNVGDMIVTTGSVRLDGASLHFAPMEFPAVADFEIATAMKAAVEESGATVHMGVTASSDTFYPGQERYDTFSGRVVKRFQGSMQEWQDMGVLNFEMESATLLTMCASSGLKAGCVAGVIINRTQKEIPDHATLKETEARSIKVVVEAARKML, from the coding sequence ATGTCTCAAGCTGTATTCCATTTAGGTGTTACTGAAGCGGATCTTAATGGTGCGACTCTAGCAATCATTCCAGGCGATCCTGCACGCGTACAAAAAATCGCAGAAGAAATGGAAAACCCAGTATTTCTAGCAAGTCACCGTGAATACACGCTATACCGTGCAGAGCTAGACGGTAAACCTGTTGTGGTTTGTTCTACAGGTATCGGCGGTCCATCTACGTCTATCGCAGTAGAAGAACTAGCGCAGCTTGGCGTTCGCACTTTCCTACGTGTTGGTACTACTGGTGCAATCCAGCCACACGTAAATGTAGGTGACATGATTGTTACGACAGGTTCTGTTCGTCTAGACGGCGCGAGCCTACACTTTGCTCCAATGGAGTTCCCAGCAGTAGCAGACTTCGAAATTGCAACAGCAATGAAAGCTGCTGTTGAAGAGTCTGGTGCAACCGTTCATATGGGCGTGACTGCTTCAAGTGACACTTTCTACCCTGGTCAAGAGCGTTACGACACATTCTCTGGCCGTGTTGTTAAGCGTTTCCAAGGTTCTATGCAAGAGTGGCAAGACATGGGCGTTCTGAACTTCGAAATGGAGTCAGCAACACTGCTAACCATGTGTGCAAGCTCTGGCTTGAAAGCAGGTTGTGTGGCGGGTGTTATCATCAACCGTACACAAAAAGAGATTCCAGATCATGCAACGCTGAAAGAAACGGAAGCTCGCTCAATTAAAGTTGTAGTAGAAGCAGCGCGTAAGATGCTTTAA